Genomic DNA from Paucilactobacillus hokkaidonensis JCM 18461:
TCTTTTTTACTTTTCCAGACTGCAGTGAATTCTTCGCTTGAGAAGTTGTATTATCGTTTTCATTATTAACACTTCGCCAAATAAAAAATATTAATACCGCTGCTAAAACAGTAATTGCTGTGATTATGATAATTAATCTGCTCCGTTTATGTTTCCTTGGCGGTCGTTTTTCACCTGTATCTTTTAACTCACGTTCACTAGAATTAACATCAGTTGTTTCATTTTTCTCCACTACTTGATCATATGCTTTCCAATATTTCTGTAGATTATAACCACAGAATGGACAAAATTCTGGTTCGTTTTTAAGTGATTTACCACAATTTGGGCAAAATTTTGCTTTATGTTCCACTTGTTAAAGCCTACTTTCTTTTTGCGTTCTAATAATAATGTGGATCCCCGGGAAAATTATTTAAGCCATCAGGATAGGCAATCCACGACATCCCGTTGTCATCCAAGAACTCCCAAGACCCATCTGAATCATGTCGTGGTTTCAATCCTTGAGCATCTGGATCCGTTCCAGCTTTCTTTAACTGTACAACTGCTTGCTTCTCTGTGAATTTTGAAACCGCTACTGCTGATTTCTTAGTTGAAGAACTTGTCACTTTTGAATTGCCAGTTGATTTAGTCTTATCAGTATTTTTAGCTGTTATTTTTGATTTTGACTGTTCAATATTACTAGTACTAGAGCTGTATCCTAATAAAAATGAACCAATTATAAATAAAAACGCAGTCAAAGAAACTATTGCAATCACGCTAGGTTTAATTCTTCTTTTCTTGCCACTATTATTTGTTAGATGTAACGCAAATCCGCATTCCGGACAAAAGACTGAGCCTTCAATAATTTCACTACCACAATTTGGACAAAATTTAGTTTCCTTTGTCATTTTTCAATCCTCTGTTCTATTTGCCATAAAAAAACACAAATATGCAGTTTCTTTACTGCTATAATAAATTTCTTTCAAATTCATTAAGTGGATGATTTTGAGCTAAACGTTCCATAGTTGCCATCGCCACCACAGAATTACCAGTAGATAGTAACGTGTTGATTTCTGTTTGAAAATTAAGCGAATTAGTAATTCTATGCCCTTGTTGCTCAACTTTTTGGGCAATATCTTGTTCCCGTTCATTCACATCGCCAATAGATGATTTCAAGACGTCAGTTTGACCTTCAATCGCCGTCTTAATTCCGTCATTAAAACTATTTTTTAAATCTTCACTTTGCGTTTCAACAACTTTCTTTAATTCTTTAGTCTGTTCGTCAATTTGACCAGTATTTTCATCAATGGCAGAAACAATCTTGATTGCACTGAGCATCTGAGATTGTGTACTTTCACGGACAGATTGGTTGATCATCGACATGCTTTCTTTCAAAGTATTATCAATCTTATCTAAATGTTCTTCACTTCTGACTATGGCAGAAGCTTCTTTCCAATTATCAGCAGCACCATCAGCAACGATAGCGTATGAATGAATAAGCCGATCTAAATTATTTTGAAATGTTGCTGGGAATAATGCCAAAGCAAGTCGATAGCGCCTAATTTGCTGATCAAAATCAGATTTAAATTTATCGATATTGGCTTTTTGACTAGTAATCATTTGCTTTAGGTAGGTTGCACGTTGCTGATATCCAAGACTTTTTTCCTCAACATTTTTTATTTCCTGACGAACATCGCTCAGTGACGCCCTCACTTCTTCAACATGTTCTTGTTCATCCTGATTTTGGTTTTTAAAAGACATAATAATTTTCCCAATGTCGAATCCAATCCAAATAATAATCAAAATGACTGTAACTGCTGTGAATTTAATTAACAAAAATAATAATACGACCAAAGCTAGGATACCCACAATTTTATTCCACTTGAATAGTCCCACTATGCTTATACCAATAACATTTATAACTGTTTTAATATTTTCTAATATACGCATAGAAACAGTTCGGCCATTAATATCATTCAATTCGGGCTGCAAAAATTTAATTTGTTTCGCTTTTCCCTGTAAATCAATTTTTTCTTGGTCAGTTTCCACCCATTTCATATTAGTTGATTTTAAATTATTTTCTAATGCATTCAAGTTAGATTTTAAGAACTTCAATGTGTCCTCATAAAAAGAATATTCTTCAATTGCTTGATGAATTAAATCTTTCAAACTGGTTTTTTCTGTTATTGTTGTCATACCATTTCCTCCAGAATAGCTTTTGTAACACTTAAACTACGATAAAATTTAATCATCATAGACTACTTTTGAACATATCAAGCAAAAAATCGCACCTAGTTAAAAGTACGACTTTTTTAAATTATTTTAATTAATGTTGTCGTCTGACACCTATGAATCCAATACCAAACATTGAAGCAAATGCTCCTAATAATCCTAATGCCATTTCATTATTAGCAGTTTCATTTGTTTGTGGAAGCTTAGCATTATTTTTGTTTGATTTGTATTCTTCACGAGTGAGCTGTTTACCATTTACGTTACCAACATTATCGTTATCAGCAGTGTTTGTTGGAACAAGAGTGCCTTTGTTGTCGTTTGAGTTAACTACTGCTGCGACAGCGTTGTTTGTCGAGCTGTTTTGTGCAGAGTTACTTGTTGAAGTAGCTGAACTTGCAGTAGAACTCGTTTGTGTAGCAGTTGATCCAGCACTATTTGCAGAACTTGCTGCTGATGAAGATGCAGAGCTATCATTGCCTGCTGAACTTGCTGCATTAGAATTGTCACTTCCAGCAGAACTTGCTGCACTGCTATTATCGCTACCAGTACTTGAAGATGAACTACCAGCTGATGAAGCAGCTGAACTATTATCACTTCCAGCTGATGAAGCAGATGATCCTGCACTACTTGCTGCAGAAGAATTATCACTACCTGCATTAGATGCACTTGATCCAGCTGAACTTGCTGCAGACGATCCATCACTACCTGCTGAACTACCAGCACTTGATGATGCTGAACTGTTATCATTGCCAGTATCAACTGGCTTTGCACCAGGGTTCAATGCATCTACTTGTGCTTGTAATGTAGTCTTCAACGTGTTCAACTTGCTAGTTAATCCATTCACATAACTCATTAACTTACTACTATTTGAGAATACCAAATTTGTAACTACATCATCTTGACTACTCTTCAAACTCGCTAATGCTGTTTGCGAATCACTAACTGCTTTGTTATATGCTGTTGTCTGAGTTGCTGCTAAATTAGACAATGTCTTATCTGATTGTGCTTTAGCCGCTTCATATGCACTGTTATTACCAGCTGAAGGTAATGACGTTGCTGCTGGTGTATCATTCACTACACTCGTACCAGTCGATCCAGTATCAGCATTAAAGTTCATAATCCATGATCCAAGAGTCGTGTTGTACTCAAGCGAGAAAGCACCATTTCCACTTACAAAACCTGATGTACTTCCATCACTTAAGAAAATGTTTCGATGACCCCAATCTGAACCACCATCACTATTTAACATGTCATTTAATGAAGATGCTGCTGAGTTCATCAACTCCAACATTGACAATGTTTTATTATTACCTTGCATCGCAGTGTTTAGACCGCCAAGACATTCGGCTAATGATCCAACATTATTATCAGTTGCTGCTTGATTAATATATATTAAATTATGTTCCATTTGACCAGTTGTTAATGTTGTTCCACGTTCGATTGCTGCTGCTAACATTGCAGCTGTTGAATTTAAATCAGTAATTCCTAACTTTTCACGATATTGATTTAATAATTTTAACAAATAAGTATTCATTTCAGTTTGCTGAGCTGTAGTTAATTTATTGCCAACAATAATGTCACTAGCTGCATATGTTGGAATGACACTATTTTTTACTGATCCATCATCTTTGATTAATCGCATCGATGTATCGTTACTTTGATCATACAATTGATTATCATTGGCTACTGGTAGACTAGGAATGAGATAGTTGCCGTTCCAAGTTACTGTATTAGCGTCCGTATGTGTGATTACGTTTGAAAAGTCTCCAGTTTGTTCAACATAGCTTAATGTGCCGCCGTTACCAGCTTCACCAGCACTAGCGCTTTGTTGAGGCATTGCTGCTAATGAATTTGCAGCTGCCGTGCTTGCTGCATTGTATGCTGCTGTCTGACTAGCTTTTAATGCAGCGTTTGAAGCTGCTGTGTTTTGTTGTGCTGCTGAATATGCTGCACTGTTCGAAGCTTTCTGCTGATCAACTTGACTATCTAACTGATTTTGATAACTTGTAGCAGCACTTTGATTAGCCGCACTTTCACTTGCAACTTCTGCATCTGCTGACGTTTGTGCTGCACTATACGCTGCTTCTGACTGATTCCAATCAGACATCTGCTCAGCATAACTCTTACTTAACGTTGCAGTTGCTGCAAATGTCGGCGTCTGCTGCGTTTGCGCTGGCTGAGTTGTTGAAATTGCTGCTGCAGACTGAACTGTAGAATCAGCATTTACATTTACCGTGTTTAAAAATAATGCTCCACCCAACACTGATGTAAAGACTGTTCCAATTACCCAAGAACGACCTGACTTATATAATTTTTTATGTTCTTTCAATGCATTTTGTGTTTTCATTTTATCTGCTCCTCCAAATAATAAAAAAATAGTTTCATAACTTATATGATATATCACTTGAAAAATAATTCAATCGGTATTTGCAAATTCATATGTAATATCTTAATTTCAGCAACAGTAAAATCTGTTTTTCCTCTAATTTTTCGATTGGTAGTTGCTAACGTTTTGCCAATTATATCAGCTACTTCTTGCTGTTTAATGCCATTTCCCTTTAAAAAGCCTGCAATCGGAT
This window encodes:
- a CDS encoding zinc-ribbon domain-containing protein, yielding MTKETKFCPNCGSEIIEGSVFCPECGFALHLTNNSGKKRRIKPSVIAIVSLTAFLFIIGSFLLGYSSSTSNIEQSKSKITAKNTDKTKSTGNSKVTSSSTKKSAVAVSKFTEKQAVVQLKKAGTDPDAQGLKPRHDSDGSWEFLDDNGMSWIAYPDGLNNFPGDPHYY
- a CDS encoding SEC10/PgrA surface exclusion domain-containing protein, with translation MKTQNALKEHKKLYKSGRSWVIGTVFTSVLGGALFLNTVNVNADSTVQSAAAISTTQPAQTQQTPTFAATATLSKSYAEQMSDWNQSEAAYSAAQTSADAEVASESAANQSAATSYQNQLDSQVDQQKASNSAAYSAAQQNTAASNAALKASQTAAYNAASTAAANSLAAMPQQSASAGEAGNGGTLSYVEQTGDFSNVITHTDANTVTWNGNYLIPSLPVANDNQLYDQSNDTSMRLIKDDGSVKNSVIPTYAASDIIVGNKLTTAQQTEMNTYLLKLLNQYREKLGITDLNSTAAMLAAAIERGTTLTTGQMEHNLIYINQAATDNNVGSLAECLGGLNTAMQGNNKTLSMLELMNSAASSLNDMLNSDGGSDWGHRNIFLSDGSTSGFVSGNGAFSLEYNTTLGSWIMNFNADTGSTGTSVVNDTPAATSLPSAGNNSAYEAAKAQSDKTLSNLAATQTTAYNKAVSDSQTALASLKSSQDDVVTNLVFSNSSKLMSYVNGLTSKLNTLKTTLQAQVDALNPGAKPVDTGNDNSSASSSAGSSAGSDGSSAASSAGSSASNAGSDNSSAASSAGSSASSAGSDNSSAASSAGSSSSSTGSDNSSAASSAGSDNSNAASSAGNDSSASSSAASSANSAGSTATQTSSTASSATSTSNSAQNSSTNNAVAAVVNSNDNKGTLVPTNTADNDNVGNVNGKQLTREEYKSNKNNAKLPQTNETANNEMALGLLGAFASMFGIGFIGVRRQH
- a CDS encoding helix-turn-helix domain-containing protein, with amino-acid sequence MKSETNNTQYPIAGFLKGNGIKQQEVADIIGKTLATTNRKIRGKTDFTVAEIKILHMNLQIPIELFFK